One part of the Lycium ferocissimum isolate CSIRO_LF1 chromosome 8, AGI_CSIRO_Lferr_CH_V1, whole genome shotgun sequence genome encodes these proteins:
- the LOC132067235 gene encoding protein HHL1, chloroplastic yields the protein MEVAMSLNPLVRLPLSSNSRTHEDFSLVKHSLSSTTRTTTTQKRQHGRLLVVEAKGRKGGMAARQYQRMAPPMPKIEDDGNPKFVIFIRMANVYLWYPLNIVTGGTTAKIMVAAKDNFLGKYIYKDTLARNLAAVIYNDEKEIKKLAMKQHRVLRSATEFRYGYKLVENNNVRAALSTSGVIELPTPDKLKTVVDKLKDFFGDAKESFGKLTALPTSESSEEDSPKEGSKDTTTAKN from the exons ATGGAAGTGGCCATGTCTTTGAATCCACTAGTTAGATTACCCCTTTcatcaaattcaagaacacatGAAGATTTTTCACTTGTTAAACATTCACTTTCCTccacaacaagaacaacaacaacccaaaagaGGCAACATGGAAGATTGTTAGTGGTTGAAGCAAAAGGAAGGAAAGGAGGAATGGCAGCTCGTCAATACCAACGTATGGCTCCACCTATGCCAAAGATTGAAGATGATGGCAACCCCAAGTTTGTTATCTTTATtcgtatggctaat GTTTACCTTTGGTACCCCCTCAATATCGTAACAGGTGGCACAACTGCAAAAATTATGGTTGCTGCAAAAGACAACTTTCTTgggaaatatatatacaaagatacTCTAGCTAGGAATCTCGCAGCAGTGATTTACAAT GATGAGAAGGAAATCAAGAAATTGGCAATGAAACAGCATCGTGTATTGAGGTCGGCGACAGAATTTAGATATGGATACAAACTTGTC GAGAATAACAATGTGAGAGCCGCCCTTTCTACCTCAGGTGTGATTGAG CTTCCCACCCCAGATAAGCTTAAAACGGTCGTTGATAAATTGAAGGACTTCTTCGGAGATGCTAAGGAGTCATTCGGTAAGCTGACAGCCCTCCCAACGTCAGAGTCATCAGAAGAAGATTCACCAAAAGAAGGATCCAAAGATACAACCAC GGCCAAGAACTGA